From a region of the Bacillus sp. E(2018) genome:
- a CDS encoding beta-ketoacyl-[acyl-carrier-protein] synthase family protein has translation MKRRVVITGCGVVTPIGTHIDEFWQNMILGKSGARTIERFNTEGYTTRIAAEIDNSSSLTPRSEEVADSFSDYALTASIESWKMAGLDEGSFDIRRTGVIVGSSNGGDQFFQENHLSLLNGSKEDVDPEKFRASMINSVPIRIAKELKIKGPAWSISTACASGTNAIGEAFRAIQRGSMDVFIAGGTDDGIQSLNIAGLARIHAMTRKNDTPTKASRPFDKNRDGFLMGAGSGMVVVEEFNHAKDRGANILAEVIGYGATTDAHHITAPHPEGLLAARAMEKALDEAGLPPRDIHYINAHGTGTQLNDQMEAKAIHRVFEEYGKEIPVNAIKSMTGHMLGGSGAVEVIATVLSMVNNFIPRTINCDELDEDLQLNIVREESIPHPIENAMSNSFGFGGHNVSLILRKVRGE, from the coding sequence TTGAAACGCAGGGTAGTCATTACCGGATGTGGTGTCGTAACTCCTATCGGTACACACATCGACGAATTCTGGCAGAACATGATTTTAGGTAAGAGTGGGGCAAGAACAATTGAGCGCTTTAATACGGAAGGATACACTACGCGGATCGCAGCTGAGATCGATAACAGTTCCTCTCTAACTCCAAGGTCAGAAGAAGTAGCTGACTCGTTTTCAGATTATGCACTTACAGCGTCAATAGAGAGCTGGAAGATGGCAGGGCTCGATGAAGGATCTTTCGATATCAGGCGGACCGGTGTGATCGTAGGATCGAGTAACGGGGGAGATCAGTTCTTTCAAGAGAATCACCTTTCCTTATTAAACGGCTCTAAGGAAGACGTAGATCCAGAGAAATTTAGAGCTAGTATGATCAACAGCGTACCTATCCGCATCGCAAAAGAACTAAAGATAAAAGGTCCCGCTTGGTCGATCTCTACCGCTTGTGCTTCTGGAACGAACGCGATAGGTGAAGCGTTTCGAGCCATACAGAGGGGTTCGATGGATGTTTTCATCGCAGGCGGAACAGATGATGGTATACAAAGTTTGAACATAGCAGGACTCGCACGCATTCATGCGATGACGAGAAAAAATGATACACCTACAAAAGCGAGTCGTCCTTTTGATAAGAACAGAGATGGATTCCTCATGGGTGCTGGGTCTGGGATGGTTGTCGTGGAAGAATTCAACCACGCTAAAGATAGAGGAGCCAACATCTTAGCTGAAGTGATCGGATATGGTGCAACAACTGATGCTCATCATATTACGGCGCCTCATCCAGAAGGTCTTCTAGCTGCTCGGGCGATGGAAAAAGCGTTAGATGAAGCGGGATTACCACCGAGAGACATCCATTATATCAATGCTCATGGCACAGGAACACAACTGAACGATCAGATGGAAGCAAAAGCGATCCATCGTGTGTTCGAGGAATATGGAAAAGAGATACCTGTCAATGCGATCAAGTCCATGACCGGACACATGCTCGGTGGATCTGGTGCTGTCGAAGTGATCGCAACGGTCCTTTCGATGGTAAACAACTTTATCCCTCGTACGATAAATTGCGATGAACTCGATGAAGATTTACAGCTGAACATCGTGAGGGAGGAATCCATTCCTCATCCGATCGAGAACGCAATGAGCAACTCGTTTGGTTTTGGTGGCCATAACGTAAGTTTAATTCTAAGAAAAGTCAGAGGAGAGTAA